From a region of the Zingiber officinale cultivar Zhangliang chromosome 10B, Zo_v1.1, whole genome shotgun sequence genome:
- the LOC122029630 gene encoding MYB-like transcription factor 4, with translation MGRSPCCEQAHTNRGAWTKEEDERLIAYINAHGEGCWRSLPKAAGLLRCGKSCRLRWMNYLRPDLKRGNFTEEEDEIIINLHALIGNKWSVIAGRLPGRTDNEIKNYWNTHIKRKLNARGIDPQTHRPIAGGCVRTAEEEAVASSNDIDAAAAAAEEEHSSSVDDGDLDLTISLRLPSRPFKTSPDGAATPPTASPTICFCYHLGFRGGEACSCHRASSSGYVSGYYGFTR, from the exons ATGGGCAGGTCTCCCTGTTGCGAGCAAGCTCACACTAACAGAGGAGCATGGACCAAGGAAGAGGACGAGAGGCTGATCGCTTACATAAACGCTCATGGCGAAGGATGCTGGAGATCGCTGCCTAAAGCTGCAG GCCTTTTGCGCTGCGGCAAGAGCTGCCGGCTCCGGTGGATGAACTACCTCCGGCCGGACCTCAAGCGCGGGAACTTCACCGAGGAAGAGGACGAGATCATCATCAATCTACACGCCTTGATCGGAAACAA ATGGTCGGTGATCGCAGGGCGGTTGCCGGGGAGGacggacaacgagatcaagaATTACTGGAACACGCACATCAAGCGCAAGCTCAACGCCCGGGGGATCGACCCGCAGACTCACCGCCCGATCGCCGGCGGCTGCGTGAGGACGGCGGAGGAGGAAGCCGTCGCCTCGTCCAACGACATCGACGCGGCGGCAGCGGCGGCGGAAGAGGAACATAGCAGCAGCGTGGATGACGGCGACCTCGACCTCACCATTAGCCTCCGCCTTCCTTCGCGGCCGTTCAAGACTTCGCCGGACGGGGCAGCAACGCCTCCGACGGCGTCTCCGACCATTTGCTTCTGCTACCACCTCGGGTTTCGCGGCGGCGAGGCGTGCAGTTGCCACCGCGCGAGCTCGAGCGGCTATGTCAGTGGCTACTACGGATTTACGAgataa